GACCAGCAAAGACATGTGCTGGAGTTCCACTTTCCTTCTTTTGAGAGAATGAAGTATTTTACCGGGCAAATTTCTGACCGAATATGGGAACGGTCACTTGAAAGCTTCGATTTTCTCCAATTCAGGCTTGGAACAGGTAATGTACCTGCAAGCTATGAAGTAACAGTAAGCTCTGGCGACATGGCTAACCGCGAAATTGATGATTTGCTGGAACAATCTCAGGTGCTGGAAAAAGTATATAAGGAAATCAAAAACGTTCCCGTTATCGCTGACTTATCCAAAGGACCAATCGGGCTGATCGGAAAAGAAACGGTTGTGAAAAATGAAATTCATCAGGTTATTGGGCAGCTTGCATTTTTCCACAGTTATCATGATGTAAGGTTTGTTTTTATTTTTAATGAAAAAGAATACGCCCAATGGGAGTGGGTAAGATGGCTCCCGCATTTTCAGCTTTCACATGTCCATGCAAAAGGGCTAATTTATAACGATCAAACAAGAGATCAATTGCTCTCATCTATTTATGAAATTTTAAGAGAAAGAGATTTAGATGAAAATAAGGAGAAACTGAAATTTTCTCCGCATCTTGTCTTCATTATCACCAATCAGCAGCTGATCGCTGATCACGTTATTTTGGAGTATTTAGAAGGGGAGCATACCCGCTTAGGGATCTCGGTTATTTTTGCTGCCGATTCCAAGGAAAGCTTGAATGATAATATACAAACACTAGTCAGATATATCAATGATGAAGAGGGAGATATTCTAATACAGGATAAAAAAGCGGTAACCATTCCGTTTAAGCTTGACTCCCACCAGTACAAGGGGAATGAAGAGTTTTCCCGGATGTTAAGGACGCTTGACCACCAAGTGGGAATGACCAACTCTATTCCGAAAAGCGTATCCTTTTTGGAAATGATGAATGTAAAGGAAGTCGGCAAGCTACCGATTAAGCAAAACTGGATGACAAAAGAGTCTTCTAAGTCATTGGCAGTACCAATTGGGCTTAAAGGAAAGGAAGAATTATCTTTACTTAATCTTCATGAAAAAGCTCATGGTCCGCACGGTTTATTGGCAGGAACAACAGGATCGGGGAAAAGTGAATTCCTGCAAACGTACATCTTGTCTCTCGCTGTTCATTTCCATCCCCATGAGGTAGCTTTTTTGCTTATCGATTATAAAGGCGGCGGTATGGCACAGCCATTTAAAAGTATGCCGCATTTACTGGGGACGATTACGAATATTGAAGGAAGCAAAAACTTTAGTTCAAGGGCACTTGCTTCCATCAAAAGCGAGTTGAAAAGACGCCAAAAATTATTTGACCGATATCAGGTTAATCATATCAATGACTATACAGACATGTATAAAAGCAAGCTGGCAGAAGAACCCTTGCCGCATTTGTTTTTGATATCAGATGAGTTTGCTGAATTAAAAAGCGAAGAACCTGAATTTATTAGAGAGCTTGTTAGTGCGGCACGGATTGGGCGAAGTCTGGGAGTGCATCTGATCTTGGCTACTCAAAAGCCAGGCGGAGTCATTGATGAACAAATTTGGAGTAATGCGCGTTTCCGTGTAGCTTTAAAGGTGCAGGATACAGATGATAGCCGGGAAATTATTAAGAACTCAGATGCTGCTTCGATTACTGAAACAGGTCGAGGCTATTTGCAAGTAGGAAATAACGAGATTTATGAGTTATTTCAGTCTGCTTGGAGCGGGGCGCCATATCTTGAAGATTCTTCTGAAACAGAAGACGAAGTAGCAATTGTGACCGATCTTGGTTTGGTTCCGCTTTCGGATGTTACAGCCCGAAATAAAAAGAAAACTGGCGGTAAAACAGAAATAGAAGCGGTTGTTGAGGAAATTGAAGAAACGCAAACAGAGATGGGAATCAAAAAACTGAGAAGCCCATGGCTGCCACCGCTGAAAAGCCGCCTAAGCCGAAAACTTTATCGATCGGATCAAAGGAATGAGATTTATTTAGGAATGGTTGATGAACCAGAGCAGCAGAGCCAGTATCCATTCAGCTATCAATTAATAGAGGATGGAAATATTGGAGTGTTTGGCTCTTCAGGGTATGGAAAATCGCATACAATCATTACGATGCTCCTCAGCATAGCTGAAAAGTATACTCCTGAAGAAGTGCACTATTACTTATTTGATTTTGGAAACGGGTCTCTCTTGCCGCTCCGCCAGCTTCCGCATACTGCAGATTTCTTCCTAATGGATGAAGAGCGGAAGATTGAAAAGTTTATGAGAATCATAAAAGACGAGATTTCACGCAGGAAGCAGCTGTTCCAGCAGCAGGAAGTCAGCGGGATCAAGATGTATAACTCACTAAGCCGTGAGAAACTACCATTACTATTTTTAACGTTTGATAACTTTGACTTAGTAAAAGAAGAGATGCAGGATTTAGAAATGCAAATTAATCAAATTGCCAGGGATGGCCAATCGTTGGGGATTTATATGATATTTGCAGCTACACGAATTAACTCGATCCGCCAGTCTCTAATGAATAATCTCAAAACAAAGATTGTCCATTATTTAATGGATCAAAGCGAAGCATATTCCGTCTTAGGCAGGGTTCCGTTTGCTCCTGAACCTATTCCGGGAAGAGCTATTGTTAAAAAGGATGAGGCACATTTTTCTCAAATATTCTTGCCTTCTGATGGAAAAGATGATTTGGAAATATTGGAGTCGATCAGGGAAGACATTCAGCTTGTGAAAGAGCAATACAAGGGCTGCGAATTGCCTGAACAGGTGCCAATGCTGCCGACGGAGCTGAACCTTATCAACTTTACCCAGTATTTGGCAGGGTCTGAACGGCCAGATCTTGTTCCTATTGGGTTAGACGAGGAGCGTGTAAAGCCTGTACATGTAGACCTTAAGAAAAACAAGCATTGCCTAGTCGTAGGTCAAGCGCAAAAAGGAAAAACAAATGTCCTTAAAATTATGTTGAACAATATACTCGAAGGCGCTGAATCAATAGGTATTTTTGATTCAATGGACCGCGGTTTGTCGTCCTATGCTGGTGAAGGAAACACGGCTTATATTGAAACAAAAGAACAAATTTCCGACTGGGTTGTAAAAGTGCAAGATATCTTGTCTATTAGAGAAAATGAATATCTTGAAGGGATACAGCATGGCCATACCGTTCCTGATTTTGCCCCAATTGTATTGGTGATTGATGGATACTCCCGTTTTGCCCAATCATTAGACAATATGCTCCAGGAACGAATTGCGAAGCTGATGAAAAACAGCAGCCATCTTGGCTTTAGTGTCATTGTTTCTGGCAGCAATAATGATCTTTCGAAAGGATATGACTCATTAACAGCCGAAATAAAACAAATTCGCCAGGCGGTTGTTCTAATGAAGAAATCAGAGCAAACACTCTTCACGCTTCCGTACGAACGTAAAGAGGCAGAGATCCAGCCGGGATTTGGATACTACGTACTAAACGGGAAGGAATTAAAAATCCAGATTCCACTTTGTACCACTGAAAGGAAGGTTTTAGCATGACAGCCAAAACAAAATATATCATTAAAATGGTTTTGGTGATGTTCCTTATTCTAGCCACACCAGCTATCTTCTTTGGATCAATTGGCGACAAACCCCTGCTTGTCCGGGAAAATGCCACAAGAACCATTGCGGTTGTTAATGAAGATATAGGTGCTGACAAGGAAAGTAAGTCACTTGATTTCGGAAAAGAGATAACCTCCATTTTAAAGGAAGGGTCAGAATATGATTGGACAGTAATCAGCAGAAGTACTGCTGCGAACGGTTTAAGAAATACAAAATATGATGCCGTTGTTTATATTCCATCTGATTTTTCAAGGAATATTATGTCCTACGAAAGCAAGCAGCCTGTAAAAGCGAAATTCGAATACACGATCCAGAATCAATTAAATTCTCTTAATAGAGAAAAAGTGCTGCGTGAAATTCAAACGGCCACCAGCCGTGTGAACGGGAAAATTTCAACACTCTATTGGACGTACGTTTCGCAGGATTTAGAAAATGTCCGTTCCAAATTTGATAATATCCTGCAAAAAGAAATTGATTTCCAGAATACGATGCTTGCATTTTATAAGCCAAGTTCGAAAAACCTTGCAGCAGAAATAGAGCAGCAGCGCAACATGCTTGAAGGAATACAATCTTCAGTAAAAATTGCTGCAGATTCTTTTGCGGACGGGGAAAGCAATGTAACGAAATTTGAACAAAATCTTGAATCTTTTGTCCTGTTTGTTGAACAGTACAAAGAATATCAAGATACCCAGCAGATAACACTTCAAAAACTGCAGGATGAGAACCTTTTAAGCATTCAAGCTTTAGCAGGGAATCAAGCTCCGCGATATTCGGAATCAGTAATTTTCCTTAATGAAGGAGGCCAGCAGCTGACAAATAGCCTTTGGAGTGTGGAATCTCAGCTGCTGGAAAACAATAAAATGCTGGGAGATTTGTCTAACATCCGGACGGGGCAGATTGATACGAAAAGAACGGATTTCATAGAGTATTTAAAATTAGAAGAGACTAACTCGATTAATCAGACTATACAAACAATAGTCTCTTTGAAAAATGATCTTTCAGGAGAAACAAAGCCTGGCAATCCGGATCCGCCGGGAAATACAAATAAGAGTTTTGCTAACAAGAAAACTAATCAAGTGTCTGCTGCAAACTCGGATACTTCGACACCAAGTATGGAAGCAGAAAGGTTAGAGCTTCAGGCAATTGTCAAAGAAATTAACACAGTAAAAACATCTTTGGAAACCATTGTGGAACCAAAACCTGAACAAGTAGTAATAGCTATAAACAGTTTGCCACAATTATCCCAGCGCCTATTAACGGTTGAACAAAAGCTTGCAGCTATTGAATCCAGTGAAAATCCTCTACAGAAAGTAGTAGATGAACTTCAGGCGCTGAATGCAAAGTTGACAGCAGATTATAATAAATTGTTAGAAGAAAATAGCGGCCTTAAAGACCAAGTGAATTCTTCAGTAAGTTTCTCTTCCTTGATTAACCTCATAGAGGAGAAAGAACAACAAGTATTAAATTTAGGTTTTTATCAGGATACTTTATCAAATGTTTTTGGTCTAAGTATCAACAATACTGATCCGATAAAAATGATGGAATACTATTCTTCCCTTGTTCATTTGGAAGGGGCAATAAAGGATTCGTTTATTCACAATCAAGAAAAGATGAATGCACTGCAGGAAAAGTTAAACTCAACTCTTAGTGTGAATGACGAGGAGCAAATGGCCTGGGATCGACTGAACACCGCTCTACCTTACTCACAGGAACAGGCGACAAATTTAAAGGGTCAATTGGAAACCTTCTTTAATGACTATCGTCAAAAAATTGAGATCCAGCAAGCTGCAATTGAATCTGACTTATCTTCAGTAGAAGAACATGCAAATTCCGTAATGAAACAAATTCAATCATTTTCTGCAAATACACCAACTCCTGCTGACGGATCTGACGGTAATGCGGTTAAGGTGAAACAAGAGGGAATCAGCCAAAGCATAGTAACGATGAATGACCTTATTGGTTCCATTGGGGAAAACCAAGACAATATTGTAGGGTATACGAGTGAACTTGAAACGAAAGTTCAGACTGTGCAGCAGGATGCGGATACTCTAAATTCAAAATGGGGCACCAACGTTGAAACGACAAGAATGTTCAGGGACGATATTTTTAATGTCCTTGGCAATGCATATGTAAATGGCCAAAAAAATGGACCGGTTTATGAGCAATTATCAAATCCGCTTCAAATCAGCGGAGAAACAGCAGTAAAGAAAGAAGAAAACAAGTTGCCACCTGTTGTGGTACTAGCCATTGTTCTGATTAGCAGCTTATTAATCGGATACTTTAGCCATTACTTTAAAAATGCTCCGATGCTTGTCCATGCAGCAATGTATATGTTATTGAACCTGATTGTAGGCTTGATTATCAGCTTGTATGGTCTGAACATCTATTCTATGGGAGATGAACGGGCAATTCAGTGGACCATTTTTACGATCCTTTTGTTAACTGCTGCTTCAGCAGTCGTATTGACTGGTTTCAAAATTGGAAACATGGCTGGCTGGATAGCAAGTGTCGGTCTTGTCATCTTTTTCGTCAGTCCGTTCTTAGCTCTTACAGCGCCGAATATTAACTATGAAGATCCTATGTCCAAGGTATATATGTCCATTCAGTATGATTCAAGTTCGTTATTCATACCGGCAATTATCATTCTGATTGGAATCATTACTTTGCTTACCATCCTTCCATTTACGATTAGATTTCTAAAAAATCTGCGTACCACTCGGGATGGGGATCAGGCGTATGAAGCTTAAAACATTATTTAAAATCATGTTTTTGCTCCCGGCAATTCTTATCATTGCTGAAAGACCTGCCGGGGCCACCCCTGATATTAATAACGTGACGCCAAATTCTTATGAGAAAAAAGAATTCAAAGATAATACGGATTATCTGCATGAGAAGTCGCTCTATGAAAACAAAAAGCAGATTCCGGAAGAGCAGAAGGATCTGACATTTACGAAGAAGAACTACGATCCCCTGAAAGATGTAAAGGAACAGCTTTTTGCCGGGGAAGACAAGATTCATAATACAATAACGGCAAAAGCAGATCAGCTGGGCCTTTTTTCAAAAGCGGATCAGGAAAGCTTTTATATGTCGGATTCTTCCCAAAAGCCTATTGAACAAAATAAGAAATTAATGATTTTATATGTGTTCTTGCTTGTCATTGCTATAGGGGTCGTCTTGGGATTTCTGATTCCTAAAATGGCAAAGCATACGAATAATTGAAAAAAGAGTAAATCGAATACATGTCTCCAGCTAAGGAGGCATGTAACTTTTATAGTAAAATTACTTTTTCTCTAGAGACCATCTGGTTTATCAAATACAGATTCTACAACTATCTTTTTTCATCTTTTCAAAAACTATTATTGACTTTCAAAATAATATGGATAACGAGGGGGAATAAAAATGGAGGATAATTCCCATTTAATTAATCAGTTGTATAGAGAAATCTCCGAATTAAGTAATGCAATGAGTAAAAATAATGAAATTTTGGCACGCCTGAGAAAGTCCTATCAAGATATCTCATCAAGTCAAGAGGAATTTATGCAGAATAAGAGATACATTAACCAGCCTGAACTGACTGCATCGACATGGGCGGGTAAACATGCGAATGAATTTAACGAAATCCGTAAGGAAATTGAAAGTTCTTATATGAGAATCGGCAACAATGATATTGAAGGAATGCTAAACAACATTGAGGACAAGATTAGTTATTATGAAGGCTTAAACAAATCTCTCTCAAATGCCATATCGTCTAAACGTAATAGAATTTCTCAATTAAGCGATTAAGAACCATGATTGTTGAGGTGAAAAAATGACTGAAATCA
The DNA window shown above is from Neobacillus sp. WH10 and carries:
- the essA gene encoding type VII secretion protein EssA gives rise to the protein MKLKTLFKIMFLLPAILIIAERPAGATPDINNVTPNSYEKKEFKDNTDYLHEKSLYENKKQIPEEQKDLTFTKKNYDPLKDVKEQLFAGEDKIHNTITAKADQLGLFSKADQESFYMSDSSQKPIEQNKKLMILYVFLLVIAIGVVLGFLIPKMAKHTNN
- a CDS encoding DUF5082 family protein, encoding MEDNSHLINQLYREISELSNAMSKNNEILARLRKSYQDISSSQEEFMQNKRYINQPELTASTWAGKHANEFNEIRKEIESSYMRIGNNDIEGMLNNIEDKISYYEGLNKSLSNAISSKRNRISQLSD
- the essC gene encoding type VII secretion protein EssC, which encodes MDNLWFFYNEHYQQLPTIKENSNAVTVGHEFEQMVTVGSFPFTEGPLTLETCNEGYDVLQNGKSIGHIKNGEPFYLKDGKEVLTIFLTAAPINNQTYYSGYQKEITFSSDDDSALIYKKNGMILEEVHSFELIKTSKGWMAEPGRGRLYLNGRKLTARAFLEVGDLLFFPFMAVRLLEDDLIQISSFERFEAKLPITLKPQSEMSKKYPLYRRTPRMVYEMPDEKVSLTFPSQEPDDSNRGLWLIVMPPLIMLIVMGVVALLQPRGIFILISMVMFMTTMVTSTVQYFKDKSNQKRRKERRFRVYTAYLEEKRKELQVLSDQQRHVLEFHFPSFERMKYFTGQISDRIWERSLESFDFLQFRLGTGNVPASYEVTVSSGDMANREIDDLLEQSQVLEKVYKEIKNVPVIADLSKGPIGLIGKETVVKNEIHQVIGQLAFFHSYHDVRFVFIFNEKEYAQWEWVRWLPHFQLSHVHAKGLIYNDQTRDQLLSSIYEILRERDLDENKEKLKFSPHLVFIITNQQLIADHVILEYLEGEHTRLGISVIFAADSKESLNDNIQTLVRYINDEEGDILIQDKKAVTIPFKLDSHQYKGNEEFSRMLRTLDHQVGMTNSIPKSVSFLEMMNVKEVGKLPIKQNWMTKESSKSLAVPIGLKGKEELSLLNLHEKAHGPHGLLAGTTGSGKSEFLQTYILSLAVHFHPHEVAFLLIDYKGGGMAQPFKSMPHLLGTITNIEGSKNFSSRALASIKSELKRRQKLFDRYQVNHINDYTDMYKSKLAEEPLPHLFLISDEFAELKSEEPEFIRELVSAARIGRSLGVHLILATQKPGGVIDEQIWSNARFRVALKVQDTDDSREIIKNSDAASITETGRGYLQVGNNEIYELFQSAWSGAPYLEDSSETEDEVAIVTDLGLVPLSDVTARNKKKTGGKTEIEAVVEEIEETQTEMGIKKLRSPWLPPLKSRLSRKLYRSDQRNEIYLGMVDEPEQQSQYPFSYQLIEDGNIGVFGSSGYGKSHTIITMLLSIAEKYTPEEVHYYLFDFGNGSLLPLRQLPHTADFFLMDEERKIEKFMRIIKDEISRRKQLFQQQEVSGIKMYNSLSREKLPLLFLTFDNFDLVKEEMQDLEMQINQIARDGQSLGIYMIFAATRINSIRQSLMNNLKTKIVHYLMDQSEAYSVLGRVPFAPEPIPGRAIVKKDEAHFSQIFLPSDGKDDLEILESIREDIQLVKEQYKGCELPEQVPMLPTELNLINFTQYLAGSERPDLVPIGLDEERVKPVHVDLKKNKHCLVVGQAQKGKTNVLKIMLNNILEGAESIGIFDSMDRGLSSYAGEGNTAYIETKEQISDWVVKVQDILSIRENEYLEGIQHGHTVPDFAPIVLVIDGYSRFAQSLDNMLQERIAKLMKNSSHLGFSVIVSGSNNDLSKGYDSLTAEIKQIRQAVVLMKKSEQTLFTLPYERKEAEIQPGFGYYVLNGKELKIQIPLCTTERKVLA
- the esaA gene encoding type VII secretion protein EsaA, producing MTAKTKYIIKMVLVMFLILATPAIFFGSIGDKPLLVRENATRTIAVVNEDIGADKESKSLDFGKEITSILKEGSEYDWTVISRSTAANGLRNTKYDAVVYIPSDFSRNIMSYESKQPVKAKFEYTIQNQLNSLNREKVLREIQTATSRVNGKISTLYWTYVSQDLENVRSKFDNILQKEIDFQNTMLAFYKPSSKNLAAEIEQQRNMLEGIQSSVKIAADSFADGESNVTKFEQNLESFVLFVEQYKEYQDTQQITLQKLQDENLLSIQALAGNQAPRYSESVIFLNEGGQQLTNSLWSVESQLLENNKMLGDLSNIRTGQIDTKRTDFIEYLKLEETNSINQTIQTIVSLKNDLSGETKPGNPDPPGNTNKSFANKKTNQVSAANSDTSTPSMEAERLELQAIVKEINTVKTSLETIVEPKPEQVVIAINSLPQLSQRLLTVEQKLAAIESSENPLQKVVDELQALNAKLTADYNKLLEENSGLKDQVNSSVSFSSLINLIEEKEQQVLNLGFYQDTLSNVFGLSINNTDPIKMMEYYSSLVHLEGAIKDSFIHNQEKMNALQEKLNSTLSVNDEEQMAWDRLNTALPYSQEQATNLKGQLETFFNDYRQKIEIQQAAIESDLSSVEEHANSVMKQIQSFSANTPTPADGSDGNAVKVKQEGISQSIVTMNDLIGSIGENQDNIVGYTSELETKVQTVQQDADTLNSKWGTNVETTRMFRDDIFNVLGNAYVNGQKNGPVYEQLSNPLQISGETAVKKEENKLPPVVVLAIVLISSLLIGYFSHYFKNAPMLVHAAMYMLLNLIVGLIISLYGLNIYSMGDERAIQWTIFTILLLTAASAVVLTGFKIGNMAGWIASVGLVIFFVSPFLALTAPNINYEDPMSKVYMSIQYDSSSLFIPAIIILIGIITLLTILPFTIRFLKNLRTTRDGDQAYEA